The genome window CCGGTTCATCGCCGGGCTGTTGCCGATGACCCCTTCGAACCCGAATTTCTCGTCGAGCCGCCGGCTGAGGGCGGCGTTCCGGCGGATCAGGCGGACCCGTTCGGCCGCCTTGTCGACGGCGGCCCGCAGTTCCTGGATGTCGAGCGGTTTGGTGAGGTAGGTGTAGGCTCCCGCCTGCATGGCGGTCACGGCCGAATTGATCGAGCTGTGGCCGGTGAGGACGATGACTTCGGCCTCGGGAAGTTCCTCCTTGGCTTTGCGGAGGATCATCAGGCCGTCGACATCGTCCATCTTGAGGTCGGTGATGACGATGTCGAAGTTCTCGCCTTCGATCAGTTCGATGCCGCGTTTGCCGGAGGGGGCGATGGTGCATTCGCAGCCGACCCGTTCCAGGCTTTCCGCGACCGCTTCCGCGTGGGCCTCGTCGTCGTCAACGACGAGGACGCTGATGATGATGCTGTGGGCATCGTTTTCTTTGGGGTCGGGCGTCGCCACAGGTTTGTGCAGGAGGAGCGGGGGCGGGAACGAATTGGAGCCCCGGAAATTAGCAGACTCGTGAGAGGAGGGGGAGCGAGGGCATTTGATGGATGGTGATTGGTGACGGTTGGGGGGAATGTCCTGTCCCGCTGGGACGAACAACGTCCTCGCCGGCATAGCGCTGTTGGCTCCAAACCCAATGTGCGACGGCAGCCGGGGTCAAGGGGGCAACCCCTTGCCGCCGGAGGCACTTCCATGAGGAACCGTGGCAGGCAACGGATGACCCCTTTGTGGTACCAGCGTCGAGGGCTCCCTCAACCCACACCACCTGCTTTGCAATCCCCGCGGGTTGGTGAGGGGACATACGACACGTTGTCCACGCTTGGACACGATCTCCTTCAGACGACTCTCGAGGGGCCAGGCCTCCGGCGGGCAAAGGGGCGTTGCCCCCTTGCATCCCCCACCAGGGTGCCCCTGGACCCGGTTGACCAGCGACGTTGGGGGGCGAATGGAGCACCCATCGGCCCAGCACGATGTTCGATCACTCGCAAAACCGCGATTTCACCTTTTGCCCGAACCGCGTCCATGCCGGCACGACTTCCGCCCGCTCAATCCCATCGTTCCACGGCCACCCAGTCCAGCGGGACGCTGGCTGGATTCCAGTGTTCCGGTCCGCCACAATCAGACAGACCGTGGAGCGGAACCGAATGCGACGCCTGTTTACCCTCGGGAAGGGATCTCGCCTTCCCACCTACAACTCGCCCGAAGAGCGGGAAGGACTGCGCGCCGCCGGAGCCTTCAACGCCAGCGTGCTCGACCTCCTCCGGTCCGAAGTCCGCCCCGGAATCACCACCGACCACCTCGACCGCATCGCCGAAGAATACACCCGGGACCACGGCCACATCCCCGCCTGCTACGGATACCACGGCTACCCGAAAACGATCTGCACGAGCATCAACGAAGTCGTCTGCCACGGCATTCCGTCCAATGACGTCCTCCGCGACGGAGACATCGTCAACGTCGACTGCACGACGATCGTCGACGGCTGGTATGGCGACTGTTCGGAAACATTCCTCATCGGCGACGTCTCGGACGACGCCCGGCGGCTGGTCCAGGCCGCCTTCGACGCCCTGTGGGTCGGGATCGACACGGTCAAGCCCTACAGCTCCGTGATCGAGATCGGCTTCGCGATCGCCAAGTTCGGCCGGCTCAACGGCTTCGGTGTCGTCGAGACCTTCCAGGGCCACGGGATCGGCCGGCAGTTCCATCAGGACCCCGGCGTCCCGCACGTTCCGTTTCGGAAAAGCCGCAAGGACATCCTCGTTCCTGGAGTCTCCTTCACGATCGAGCCGATGCTCAATCTCGGCGGCAAGGAGACCGTCGGCCCGCTGGCGGATGGATGGACCGTCGTCACGGCGGACCGCAGCCTCTCGGCCCAGTTCGAACATCAGCTCCTGATGACCGAGACCGGTCCTGAGATCCTGACGGCCACGCGGAACGGCCCGCAGCGAGGACATCGCTTCCTTCCTCAATCAGCTCAATCCATCGGATGAATTCCCGCATAACGCTGGGTGTGATCGGGCTGACGAGCGAGTGGTTCGAGGACCTGGAGCCGCGGATCCGGTCCAACGCGCGGCTCACGGTCGCCACGATGTTCGAGGAACCCGCCGCGCGGAAGCGGCTTCTCTCCAGGCAGGAACGACTGAAGGTGACGGGCGCGGTGCAGGGGATGCTCCGGACGCCGGGACTGCGGGCCGTCATCTGCTGCCGCCTCGGCTGGCGCGGCGAACACATGGTCCGGCAGGTCCTCGAACGCGGACTGCCGGTCTATCTCGCCGCCAGCGCCGTGGCGGAGCTCGACGGACAGGTGGAACAACTTCTGTCGCAGGTCGAAGAGGCGGGGGGGATCGTCTGCCCGGACCTGTCGTGGCGCTACACGCCGGCCACGCTCCGGCTGCGGGAACTGCTCGCCACCCGTCTCGGCCCCTGCCGGACGATCGACATCGAGGTTCCCGAGATGTCGCCCGCGTGGCTGCGGACCGCCTGCGACTGGTCGCTCCTCGTCTCGGGCACCCGCGGCGAGCCCAAGGGGCACCGCGCGGCAGGAGCGGTGCATCTGGAACTCGGAAAGACCGATGTCCGGATCTCCACGGTGGAGCGGCCCGTTGACGACGAGGCCCAATCGCCGCCGCGTCCCGTGTGGCGGATCGAGTGCGAGCGGGGCCGGGCGGTTCTGACGGGCGAAACCGAGATCACCTGGCAGACCGAAGAGGACTGCCACACGGAACACCTTCGCGATGAGCGGTCCCGCCTCGACGTGAACCTCGACCTCTTCTTCCGCCGCGTTGCTGGCGGCCTGATCCCGACGCCGAGCCTCACCGATGTCGGCCGGACCGAGACGCTCCTCCGATCGATCGCCGCGGCCGGCTGATCCGGTCGGCTGCCTGGCTCAATGGGCGGCCTGTTGCCACGCTTCGAGAGCCCGCAGCATCCCCGCCGCCTTGTGAAGCGTCTCCGCGTACTCGGCCGCCGGATCGGACGCCACGACCACTCCTCCGCCGACCGAGCAGCGAAGAAGCCCCTCGGCTATCACGAACGTCCGGATCAGGATGTTGCTGTCCGAGCGGCCGTCGAAGCCGGAGTAGAAGAGCGTGCCGCAGTAGGGGCCGCGGGGGATCTGCTCCAATTCCGTGATGATCTCCATTGCCCGGACCTTCGGGGCGCCGGTGATCGATCCTCCGGGAAAGGCCGCGCTGAGGGTGTCCCAGAAGTCACGGCCGGACTGGAGTTCGCCCCGGACTTCGGAGACGAGGTGCTGGACGGTCTCGTAGGTCTCGACGCGGCAGAGCTGGGGAACGCGGATCGATCCCGGCCGGCAGACCCGCGAGAGGTCGTTGCGGAGCAGGTCGACGATCATGACGTTCTCGGAAAGATCCTTGTCGCTCTCGCGGAGCTCGTCCGCGCGGAACAGGTCCGCCTCCGGTCGGTCGTGCCAGCGGCGGCGGGTCCCCTTGATGGGCCGGGTCGAGACCTCGTCGCCGCGGACTTCGAAGAACCGCTCGGGCGAGGCGCTGGCGATCGCCCAGCCGTCTGCGGCCATGTAGCCAGCGAACGGCGCCGGATTGACCTTCCGCAGGATCTCGTAGAGCTCCACGGGCGAACCCCCGAAGGGGTGGTTGAGCTGCTGCGAGAGGTTGGCCTGGAAGATATCGCCGGCCCGGATGTATTCGACAACGCGAGCAACCGCCTCCAGGTACTGCGGCCGGGTGAAGTTGCTCTTGAGCAGAGGAAGGGACGGCATCGCCAGCGAGTGGCCATCGATTTCCACTCCACCGTCCGGCACCGTTTGCGGTGCGGCCAGGGGCGGAGCACCGAGCCATTCCCGGACCTGTCGGATGCGATCCCGAGCTCGCGCCAGACGCGCCGTCTCGCTAGTCTCCGGGAAGCCGGTGCTGGCGATCCAGCAGCGACCCGTGAAGTGATCCCAGACGATCGACCAGTCATAGAGGCCGACGTGCATCGCCGGGAGCGGAGCGCCGGGGAGGCGGGGGACCGGAAGTCTCTCGAACGACCGCCCCATCTCGTAGCTCAGGAAGCCGGCCGCTCCTCCCACGAAGCCCCCGAGGTCGGGCAGAGAAGGCATCGTCCCGAAGGCTGCCAGGTCACGGCGGATCGCCGAGAACGGATCGGCCGTCGGTTCATCGAGCCGATACACACGAACGGGGTCGGCCGACAGGCTCGAATACCGACCGAGCGGAGGGCGGAGCAGGGAGCTGTCGAAGAGAATCGGGCTGCCGCGGCCTTCCATCTGTCGGAGGGCCGTGCCGACCGATGGAGACGGATCAAGTTGTTCGACGATCGGGGTCAACGGGTGGGCGACGGACTGGGGCCAGAGACGAGAGACCGGAGGTCACCCGCCTTCGTGATGGAACCGGGCGCGGCCGTTCAGCCGCGGCGGAGCTGCCGTTCGGCGACGTCGATCGCCTTCAGCAGCCCCTTGGCCTTGTTGAGCGTCTCCTGGTACTCGCTCGCCGGGACACTGTCGGCCACGATCCCGGCCCCGGCCTGAACGTAAGCCTTCCCTCCCGCCATCACGAGCGTCCGCAGCGCGATGCAGGTGTCCATGTTGCCGGTGAAGTCGATGTAGCCGACCGCGCCGGCGTAGGGGCCGCGGCGGTGCCGCTCGATCTCGTCGATGATCTCCATCGCCCGGACCTTCGGGGCGCCGGAGACGGTTCCCGCCGGCAGGCCCGCCTGGAGGGCGTCCATCGCGGAGGTGTCCGGCTTGAGGCGGCCGTGGACGTTCGACGTGATGTGCATCACGTGGCTGTACCGCTCGACCTGCATCACGTCGCTGATCTCGACCGTGCCGTACTGCGCGACCCGGCCGACATCGTTTCGCGCCAGGTCCACCAGCATGACGTGCTCGGCCCGCTCCTTGGGGTCGGCGATCAACTCGGCGGCGAGCGCCGCGTCCTCTTCTTCGTTCTGGCCGCGGACGCGGGTTCCCGCCAGCGGGCGGATCGTCACGATCCCGTCCTCGACCCGGACCATGATCTCCGGCGAGCTGCCGACGAGCGAGCTGTCCGGCGAGTTGAGGAGGAACATGAAGGGACTGGGGTTCACGACCCGCAGGGCCCGGTAGACGTCGAGCGGTGTGGCCGAGGTGTCGACTTCCAGACGCTGGCTGATGACGACCTGGAAGATGTCGCCGGCGCGGATGTACTCCTTGCACTTTTCGACCCCCGCCTCGAACTCCTCGCGGGCGAAGTTCGAGACGTACCGCGTCTGCGGCTCGATGGAGAGGTTGATGTCCCGCATCGGCAACAGGCCGCTCGGCCGTTCGAGGCGGCCGCACAGGTCGTCGATCGCGGCGCAGGCCCGGGCGTATTCCGCCCGGAGGTCGGCAACGTCGGTGCGGACGTGCGCCACGACGAGGACCGTCTTGCGGATGTGATCGAAGATCACCATCTCGTCGTAGAAGGCGAACGAGAGGTCCGGCAGCTCACGGTCGTCCGGCGGAGCGTTCGGAAGCCGCTCTGAGTAGCGGATAACGTCGTACCCCGCGTAGCCGACCGCTCCGCCGCAGAACCGCGGCAGGCCCGGCAGATGGATCGAGCGGTACTCGTCCACCTTCTCCTGCAGGAGTTGGAGCGGGTTGTCGCTCTGGAGCGTCGTCGTCCGGCCCCCTTCGGTAATCCGGACGTCCTTCCTGGTCGCTTCGAGACGGAGGAACGGACGGCCGCCGAGGAAGCTGAACCGGCCCACCTTCTCGCCGCCGACGACGCTCTCGAAGAGGAACGCCTCCGGTCCCCAGCCGGCGTTGCAGAAGGCGGAGATCGGGGTCAGGTTGTCCCCCAGGATCTGCCGGTACACGGGGACGAGCCGGGCGGAGCCGGCGAGCGACTGAACGGTTTCGAAAGGGGTGTGCGGGGACATGCGGAGGTCGAACCGGAAAGGATCAGGCGACGTGAGAGGCGGCGGAACTCGCGGGGAGGCGGCCCGGGATCAGCGTTCGACCCGCGCGCGGCCGATGGTGATCGTGAACTCGCTGATGGCGGGGACGAGCATCGCGAACGTGGCGAATCCGTACGCGAAGAAGACGCAGGCCGCCACCCCGAGCGTCGAGTCGAGGACGAAGGAGGCGATGGCGTAGAACGTCAGGAACGGCAGGACCGCCGCGGCGAGCGTCAGGGCAGGGGATGGGCTCTTGTGCGTCAGCGAGGCCCACAGCCCGAGGCTCCCCCCGAGGATAAAGATCAGGAACGGCGTCAGCTGCAGGCCGAACGACGACCGGGCTTCGACGATCAGCATCATGCAGACGAAGATCCCGATGAACAGGAAGAAGACGGTGCCGAGCGAGTTGGCGATCGCCGTCCGCGAGCGGTGGAAGCTGAGACCCGCGTGCAGGCCGAGCATCGCCACGAACAGGACGAGCGTCGCGAACCCGACGAAGACGTAGATCGCGTTTTCCAGCGTCAGCCCCCCCTGGAGCAGCGAGATCGCCAGGAAGAGGCACGGAACGAGGATCGCTTCCTTCGTGTTGTAGAGCACCCCGCCGAGCTTTCCGAAGATGAACTCCTTGGCGGAGATCTCCGTGACGAGGAGCAGTTCGAGCGTTTGTGCGTCGCGCTCGTTGGTCAGCGACGTCACCGCCTGGGCGTTGACCAGCAGCAGGCTGATGAGCGCCACGGCGACGAAGGCGAACCCCGTGTAGCTGATGACACCGAGGATCAGCCCCTCTTCGAGTCCCGGCCGCGCGAAGGCCCACCAGATCGCCGCGGCCAGCAGGGCGTAGGCGACCTTGATGAGGATCATTTTCCGCCCGTAGGCGCGGGTGCAGATCTCCCGCCAGAGGATCGGGGTCTCCCAGATCCGGCGGGGCGGACGGACGACCGTCTTGAGCTGTTCATCCGCTGTCGCCGGGGTTTCGGCGGCGGCGATGAAGATGTTGCGGGAGGGATTCCAGACCCGCACGCGGAACACGGTCCAAAGCGAGAGCAGAAGTCCCACGCCGGTCATCGCCAGCGTCGGCCCGAGGGCCTGGGCGGTCGGATGTCGGTCGGTCGGATAGGCGGCGAGCGGATCGAGGACGACCGACAGGGCCCGGAAGGGATCGAGCCACCGCAGGACGGTGCCGAGTCCCGACTGGGGACCTGCGAGAGCAGCCAGCCCTTCGACGACGGCGATGAACATGACCGCGCCGAGGACGCTGATCGCCAGCGTCTGGAATGTCTTTTCGCGCCAGTAGGCGACGAGGATTGCCCACGCGCCGGCGGCAAAGGCGGCGGAGAGCGAGATCGCTTCGATCCACAGGACCTGCTGGAGCGTGAGGCCGCCGAGGACCATCAGGAAGGCGAAGACGGGCACTGAGACGCCGATCAGCGTGACGACGATCAGGAGGCTGGCCAGCAGCTTTCCGTAGACGAGCTCGAAGTCCCGCAGGTCGGTCATGAGGAGCAGGATGAGCGTGCCGCGGTCCTTCTCTTGGGCGACGCTGCCGGCCGAGAAGAGGATGGCGGCGGCGGTCACGAGGATGAGCTGGACGAAGGCGAAGA of Planctomyces sp. SH-PL14 contains these proteins:
- the trpE gene encoding anthranilate synthase component I produces the protein MSPHTPFETVQSLAGSARLVPVYRQILGDNLTPISAFCNAGWGPEAFLFESVVGGEKVGRFSFLGGRPFLRLEATRKDVRITEGGRTTTLQSDNPLQLLQEKVDEYRSIHLPGLPRFCGGAVGYAGYDVIRYSERLPNAPPDDRELPDLSFAFYDEMVIFDHIRKTVLVVAHVRTDVADLRAEYARACAAIDDLCGRLERPSGLLPMRDINLSIEPQTRYVSNFAREEFEAGVEKCKEYIRAGDIFQVVISQRLEVDTSATPLDVYRALRVVNPSPFMFLLNSPDSSLVGSSPEIMVRVEDGIVTIRPLAGTRVRGQNEEEDAALAAELIADPKERAEHVMLVDLARNDVGRVAQYGTVEISDVMQVERYSHVMHITSNVHGRLKPDTSAMDALQAGLPAGTVSGAPKVRAMEIIDEIERHRRGPYAGAVGYIDFTGNMDTCIALRTLVMAGGKAYVQAGAGIVADSVPASEYQETLNKAKGLLKAIDVAERQLRRG
- the pabB gene encoding aminodeoxychorismate synthase component I — translated: MTPIVEQLDPSPSVGTALRQMEGRGSPILFDSSLLRPPLGRYSSLSADPVRVYRLDEPTADPFSAIRRDLAAFGTMPSLPDLGGFVGGAAGFLSYEMGRSFERLPVPRLPGAPLPAMHVGLYDWSIVWDHFTGRCWIASTGFPETSETARLARARDRIRQVREWLGAPPLAAPQTVPDGGVEIDGHSLAMPSLPLLKSNFTRPQYLEAVARVVEYIRAGDIFQANLSQQLNHPFGGSPVELYEILRKVNPAPFAGYMAADGWAIASASPERFFEVRGDEVSTRPIKGTRRRWHDRPEADLFRADELRESDKDLSENVMIVDLLRNDLSRVCRPGSIRVPQLCRVETYETVQHLVSEVRGELQSGRDFWDTLSAAFPGGSITGAPKVRAMEIITELEQIPRGPYCGTLFYSGFDGRSDSNILIRTFVIAEGLLRCSVGGGVVVASDPAAEYAETLHKAAGMLRALEAWQQAAH
- the map gene encoding type I methionyl aminopeptidase, with product MRRLFTLGKGSRLPTYNSPEEREGLRAAGAFNASVLDLLRSEVRPGITTDHLDRIAEEYTRDHGHIPACYGYHGYPKTICTSINEVVCHGIPSNDVLRDGDIVNVDCTTIVDGWYGDCSETFLIGDVSDDARRLVQAAFDALWVGIDTVKPYSSVIEIGFAIAKFGRLNGFGVVETFQGHGIGRQFHQDPGVPHVPFRKSRKDILVPGVSFTIEPMLNLGGKETVGPLADGWTVVTADRSLSAQFEHQLLMTETGPEILTATRNGPQRGHRFLPQSAQSIG
- a CDS encoding ABC transporter permease subunit, producing the protein MLAGPLFSREALTAPRQPKHFLMRAGYIAALIVIMYTAGQATFERRIIQDVGDLSRFGEFVTGIFAFVQLILVTAAAILFSAGSVAQEKDRGTLILLLMTDLRDFELVYGKLLASLLIVVTLIGVSVPVFAFLMVLGGLTLQQVLWIEAISLSAAFAAGAWAILVAYWREKTFQTLAISVLGAVMFIAVVEGLAALAGPQSGLGTVLRWLDPFRALSVVLDPLAAYPTDRHPTAQALGPTLAMTGVGLLLSLWTVFRVRVWNPSRNIFIAAAETPATADEQLKTVVRPPRRIWETPILWREICTRAYGRKMILIKVAYALLAAAIWWAFARPGLEEGLILGVISYTGFAFVAVALISLLLVNAQAVTSLTNERDAQTLELLLVTEISAKEFIFGKLGGVLYNTKEAILVPCLFLAISLLQGGLTLENAIYVFVGFATLVLFVAMLGLHAGLSFHRSRTAIANSLGTVFFLFIGIFVCMMLIVEARSSFGLQLTPFLIFILGGSLGLWASLTHKSPSPALTLAAAVLPFLTFYAIASFVLDSTLGVAACVFFAYGFATFAMLVPAISEFTITIGRARVER